Part of the Vigna angularis cultivar LongXiaoDou No.4 chromosome 1, ASM1680809v1, whole genome shotgun sequence genome, TATTGTACAAAAGACGTAGGGTAGggatatataaaaaatattgtgccgtatttctatttttgtttcattcatTAATTGTTTCCTTATAAACAAAATTCCGATCAgtcaaaactaattaaaaataataaaatataaatatcagcaaataaattaaaatgcatTTATCTCATAACAAAgcaattataaaaagttatataacaAATCTTAATATAAATACTAAGATAGAATAATCATGACTAAAAGAATAAACGATAATAACGTGAaacgaaaaacaaaacattaaatatgtaaaaagtttaactttaacaaaataaattataagtcCAACAAAATATAGATTAAGACAAAATGCTCAATACTCTAATTAAAAATGTCATATCTCTTcgttaaaacaattttaagttaaaattcaaaattgtctaggaaaaaatatttttttttattaatcgaaaattaaaataatattgattatctTTATAATCATGTCTTGTACACACTGACATGtcataaaattgaaagaaacaaGTCCAAGTCGTATTAGAACAAACCGTTAGATTTTGTTAAATggcattaaattatataattggaAATCTCACATTAAAGGaagaataataaattacaataacaTATACTTTGTACTTTTTAAGAATTACTTAACAACACCCTTATCTTATTTCAACTTTTCTTAAAAGATGGACGAAAGTTACACTTAATTTGTTTCAATGTAAAAGATAAAACACTCATGATGTGTGAGAAAAGCacaagtataaaatattttgtagatagattataaaataaatatccatGCTcgaaaggaaaaacaaaaaaaaaagtcattatcTTTTCTCGTTCTACCTAAATTAGAATTTagttacaataatatttttgatccacgaaaaataaaatatccatTATGTTGGAGAAAAACATCAGAAATAGTAGTCTTATTTGCTCCGAGTGTTTCTACCTAAACAACGAAAACAAACACTTCCAATTATATACGTGTGAAGTTGCTGTCCCTGTCTCAACAACTCTTGATGTAACCCACAAGCTTCTCACGCACATATATATGAATACATGCTACCCTCACTTTGAAGCAAACTAGCAAATTTTCCTATGCCACCAATACCAACAATGGAACCTTCTCCACAAGAATTCATCTTCAGATCCCCACTTCCTGATATTCCCATTCCCACGCACCTTCCACTACACTCTTACTGCTTCCAAAACCTCTCCCAATTCCATCACCGAACATGCCTTATCGACGGCGACACCGGCGAAACACTCACCTACGCCGAAGTCGACCTCGCAGCCCGCCGCATCGCCGCCGGTCTCCACAACATCGGCATCCGCCAGGGTGACGTCGTCATGCTCGTCCTCCGCAACTGCCCCCAATTCGCCCTCGCCTTCCTCGGCGCCTCCCACCGCGGCGCCGTCATCACCACTGCCAACCCCTTCTACACTCCGCAGGAGCTGGCCAAGCAAGCCACCGCCACCAAAACCAGGCTCGTCATAACACAATCCGCGTACGTGGACAAAATCAAGAGCTTCGCCGACAGCACTGACGTCATGGTCATGTGCATCGATACATGTCCCCCTGAGAACGACGGCGTTTTGCATTTCTCCACGCTAACTAACGCCGACGAAACGGAAGCCCCCGCCGTTAAGATTAGCCCTGACGACGTCGTCGCGCTTCCGTTTTCTTCTGGCACTTCGGGGCTCCCCAAGGGCGTTATGTTGTCGCATAAAAACTTGGTCACCACTATCTCGCAGTTAGTTGACGGCGAAAACGCGCACCAGTACACTCACAGCGACGATGTGCTCCTCTGCGTGCTGCCTATGTTTCATATCTATGCTCTAAATTCAATTTTACTCTCCGGGATTCGATCCGGTGCGGCCGTTCTCATTGTACAGAAGTTTGAGATGACGACTCTGTTGGAGCTGATCCAGAAGTACAGGGTAACCGTTGCGTCGTTTGTGCCACCCATCGTTTTGGCGTTGGTTAAGAGCGGAGAGGCCCACCGATACGACCTCTCGTCCGTTCGAGCCGTCGTCACCGGCGCCGCACCCTTGGGAAAGGAACTACAAGAAGCTGTGGAATCAAGGCTACCACACGCCACTTTCGGACAGGTTTCATtttcattacaaaaataataaatataacttcAATCAACAcccaaattaaaattaaaacgtTTTCCTGATTTTCTTCagtcacactacaaaaaaaaaaattcgttGACAACAAGGAAGATTTTAGTGACGTAAGCCACTGAAACAGTGGCACTTTCTTCAATAGCTTCTTTTATTATGGTAGTAACTGCAAAATACTTTAATTTCTCTCATCAATTCCTGATTTCTTTTTagcataaatatttattaaaatattatattttaatacatacaaaatttttatattatttttctttattttttcattattaatttttaaatataaaaaactactTTTTTATGATGGTTtaatctttataatatatattaaataaatataaatatatatttctcacATTCGTTTTGGATAACAAATACACGCGTGCGAATCTCATAAATAAATCTTACAAAATATCACCCTTGCACTCGGAAAGATATTATTTGTGCAAAGCGTTATTTAAGCTGTAGTTTATTCGTTCTAgctttttaaaagttaaaattttctttacatattttatgaaaaaataatttttatttattttattcttgtaaacaatattttatttaaaagatagctgtagtacaaaatatataatttttttttccaaacaaTTAAAGCTTGGCCttcttttaaaatactatttttttgtttcaatggTCAAGAGCagtaaaaacttttaatgatgtATTTTgggtataaataattttaatgaaagcATTGAAACAAACCGTTTATTAATTTAGTACATACGCTGACGTGAAATTTAGATAGTGGTAAACTGTGTTGCTGATTTAAAACACTGGGTTTGATTACTCGCACGCGTagatatatgaaaaagaaattgtacTTTAAGGTTTTCAATGAACATAGAAAGTTATGAGCGGCGTGTTGTCTTCGTGGTCGTACCATATTATTGTTATTCTTATTCTGGCGTTGAAACCACAATGAAGGCTTTATTTGaaagtgaaaagtaaaataaaatgaaacagtTATAATTTTTGACGTACAGGGGTATGGGATGACAGAAGCAGGACCACTTGCGATTAGCATGGCATTTGCAAAAGAACCCTCAAAGATAAAACCTGGTGCATGCGGAACCGTTGTCAGAAACGCTGAGATGAAAATCGTCGACACAGAAACTGGTGTTTCTCTTCCCAGAAACGAAACCGGTGAAATTTGCATAAGAGGCACAAAGGTTATGAAAGGTATTACTGCatatacttatttataaacACACTCATCATGCGCACTATCATATAAACAgagtatgaataaaaaaaatgctaacacagtgaaaaattaattagtattaGGTTTAACTTAATCCtccaaaattaatttagaaGATGTGATTCGTACTATTTGAACATatcaaaaactatatatataattagatattaataaatgatctaataataaataaataataaattttgctAAATATATTCTAActcataattttaataactttaactCAATTACATAAATCATTGGTGAAATATTTAGCCATGTGAAACATTCCAACAAGTAGTCTGAATAGAAAACAGAGAAAGACTTTCCAACAATTAGTCGTAATAGTAAACCAAGAAAGACCAACTTCGTTGACGCTCTTATTCGATACAGATTAGGTTTAAACAAAAAAACTTTTCATGCAAGTTGGTAAGAATGGTTAAAGATTTGGGTGTAAATTTGAATCTTTGTAAtgctaaatatatatattttgctaaagttaatttttttaaattaaaaaatatttcgctaaatatattatcttttctttttcttttttttcttaaaaagtacTGTAAGTGGGGTGGTTGAGTTGGGTGGAAGAAAAGATTGGGTGGCCAAATTGAATGGTATGAGCACCATGATTATCATATTTATATGGCCACACAATTTCAAATTGGGAAACTCCACACGAGTTCAACGTCTCACGTAAAAATAGCTTTATCAGCTACCAAACCCTTGCAATGATTTTAGAGagcttaattaatttattatatataattggtaACTCTGACAGTGACATCATATTCTGATTCTTCCACTCCGTTCAAGGAGACTTTGATCATATGTATTCACGTGCCCACTCACTCTCTTGCATGCTAGTTTTTTCAacagtttaatttttctttcaaacattTTTCCACTCGCTCTTTTCCTATTTCGTCTCGTTTACTCTGTTTTAGGCACAACGTATTTTGGTACAAGTAAATTAATTTCCTGATTTGAATCTGTCTTtaagttttactatttaaagaAACCAtctctataattttttatttaatttcctttgCGTGCTCAGAAAAACTCTGCCAAGGTATTTACAGTATGTTTTTGCTTAAGCAAGTGTTTCTTGTCGCCGAGTTTTCGGTTAAACAAGTTATCTATTTTAAGATTgtagttttataatatattacatataaaCTTAAGAATTCGAACCAGAATATTTACCTCAGTTTCTactgtaaaaataattaatcgtTGTTACTTATATTTAAACAATCATGAAAAAACCCTATCAATATTTTCGAAGGCGTGTTAAAGAATTTCAGCGAACAAGTTGATAGGTCAGAAAAATTATAGGCGAAAGTTGAAATGGAAAGTGAGGGCAATAATGTCTGGAAGTCCACATCTTCACCTACCCCATTTACCTGATTTTCCCACTGAGACGAAATCACAAGGTCCAACCGGTCATAGTTACTTTTCAACAGCAACAAAAACTAGTcacaattattttaatcatgTACGACGTGTAATCCACTTATTATGCTCCACGCCTTACAAAATAGCGTTACATCAACTTTGGCATGAAAATAGATACTTCGAGGTAGGTGATCGACATGCATTTGTTTATTATTCAACTGAATATAAGGTTGtaattgagaaagaaaaaactctatgttaaaaaaatacCTTGTATTTTTTCTTAGCATGTTGAATATGTGGTTGGTAGGATATCTAAACGACCCAGAGGCTACAGAGAGAACCATAGACAAAGATGGATGGCTCCACACAGGAGATATTGGTTACATCGACGATGATGACGAACTCTTCATTGTTGATAGGTTAAAGGAATTGATCAAATACAAAGGGTTCCAAGTACCTCCCGCTGAGCTCGAAGCTTTGTTAATTGCTCACCCAGACATCTCTGAAGCTGCCGTTGTACCGTAAGTTCGTTACCTAATAACTTTCGAACCCTAAAAAAGACAAGTCTCagttttatgtttcttttggTAAAGTTTTATGTTTGCTTTATTGTCTCATTACAATTATTTTCAGTAAATATATACTTGTAACTAATATGAAGGGTTGTTGGTTTCAGCATGAAAGATGAAGCTGCGGGAGAAATTCCTGTTGCATTTGTAGTAAGATCAAAAGGTTCTGAGATCACTGAAGATGAGATAAAGAAATACATTTCACAACAGGTTCTCTTACCGAACATGTGAATGAAGTATTTATGTGAGTTATATTTGTGTGGTTGTAATAAGAATGTTTTTGTGGCAGGTGGTGTTTTACAAGAGAATTGGTCGGGTTTTCTTCACAGACTCTATTCCTAAAGCAGCCTCAGGCAAAATTCTGAGGAAGGTACTAAGTGCAAGAGTTAACGAAGGTGTGGTGGTGGCCAATTAGGTCCTTGTGACACACCAcaaatcttcttttttttgtgGTTTTTGTTCCGATTTTTACATCTCGTTTTCAACAATCGTTTGTGTTGTATAAGTTTATTCATGTGTAACGTATGATGTTGCATGCatgttgtatatatatatatatatatatatatatatatatatatatggagaCCAGACTCTGAATTACAACATGATCAAATCAAAAGTCACCAAGTCGTTGCAATTTGGAAATCGAATTACTGCCGAATTAAAAAGAATTGATCATTGCGGAGAAAATAACACCACatgtgtttaaattttttataatttgaattgaaCTTGATAGTTGAATGTATGAAAGTACCGtaacattaaaaaacaaacGATCGAGAAActaatttttgtatattaaaatagttatgaaagagaaaagaaaaaaaatgattatttaacacatttaaattttttatatttatctctatttactttttattctctttattcttaaaaaaaaaatacaaacgtttatatttttatgattattttatttttatactttgtGTCAAATGTAAAAATGTGTCCTCTAcctttaattaaagaaaaaatgaggttagatattgtttttttattttattgaagatGAAAAGGCAGCAAAGAGAAAGGCCCAAGAATAAAAGAGCAGAGAACAAAGAGAGAAAGGGCAGAGCACGTATCCCATCCACACCCCGTGTCATGATATTCTTAGATGAgaaagatagaaataaaaagttttctaTGATGGAAGCTTGAAATTAACCAACTGATATTAAAATTCTTGGACAATTTTTCATTTCctattctttttatatacatagttatttaaattattattttataattatacattACAGTTATGACTATgtaaagtattatttatttcacaTATTGACCTTTTTATCTAGCGTCTGTTTAAATTAGAATTATGAAAACGTTCTAAAAGACAGTGTCCATTATATAATTATGCAATATACGGTGGTGATTGATACTTTGTGTATGTGGTTGATATGAACTCTATATGTGTACGATCTTATAACTTTATTTGacattgttatgttttttttgttttgtttcttttgtgtgTATTTTCGATTATTCTGAACCCAATAATTATTGTCCTTTGGAGGAATgcgaaaataaattaataaatcaagAATTGAAACATGACCAGTATTTTATGACCAATTATCTTACACTTTTATAAAATACCGACAACAAATTTGGATAgaagtttttttcttctcctttcgCTCACACAAGAAAAGCCTTACAACTGAAAGTTTGGTCTCTAGCGTTGAACCTTCGGGGAAGCAAGCAAATGCAATTGATTTTCGAAATTCATATATATGGCGTGGAAATTTTCGAGGAATGGAATCAAAATAGTTTATgatatgattttaataaaaaattgactgTGACTATTTCAGTAAATGAAAACATGGTGGAAGAAAAACTTAAGTTCGAACAACTTGTAATTCTCAATAAAGATTTTTTATAGCATGAAAAACTTTTGGTCATGATTCATGCAAAGTTGGAATTACTTTACGGTATATGATTATTGACTCAATTATTGATGACAAAATGGAGATTGAGTTGGTGAATGATTCATCAGAGTTTGAGTAGTCCATGGACGGAAGTGTTTCGAGCTTGAGAATTGGGCCTGTACTGAACAGAGGCCCACATTTTTCTTGccatttcttcctacacctccctTTTTCTTCCTGCAGCCTTTAAAATCCCTAATCCCAAAATACCGTTCATTAAATATGGTTTAAACCGTTAACCCTGTTCCGTCACACCCTCGTGCACCCTTCACATTCAATCTTTCTCAATTTCTTGACAAAAAAAGTGCACTACCCCAATTTATCATCGTTTTACCGAGAGGGATAGATTAGGTGTTTGTCAATGGAtgaggttttttttttgaagtttttattgtaatttgagttatgtaatttaaaatgtatttttaaatttagaaatacattatgaattgtataatttttaagatgaaaaaaaaaactttttagaTGGTACAATTTGAATGTATTTCTGGATTCAAAAGTGTATTTCAGATATATTCtgaattgtaaaataaaaaatgtgtttttttattatattatgttatatagtttataatgtattttcgaatttaaaaataattctatgaATATTTTCACCTAATGTTTATGGATTGTTCTatgaatattttctatttaatatataGATTTACTGTATTGAATTTATTAGTAGagatattcttttaatattatagcgagtaatttaaatataatatatattttttaaatacattctgcttaatttataatatattttcaaattcagaaaATATATTCTGGATTAGATAATCCAAAAAGaatcactttttaataaaggaTTAGGTTATCATATTTTGTGAGGGTGCAATAAGGTAAATAAGGTTGTAGAAAGAAATTGGGCCGTTTTCGTTAGACCTCTATTGGGTTAGATGGTTACTCCCTCTACCACCACGCCTTGCTCCCTGCACCTCCCTATTTCTTTTTTTACCCTTAactaatatttaacttttgtttttatttttttctccaacAACCAACCACTTTTATTAATGGTCCCATCACTGTATCAATGCACCTCCCCAACAGTCCATTGCTTCCGCTTGAATGAAAATCCtctcactcttcttcttcctctaattTTTGTTTGCTGAAAGTGTGGTGGTGTAGTCTCTAGGGTTACGGTGGTGTGTTTGGTTGGAGATAACATTGGTTCGTTGCGGTGCAAGAAGGTACTCCAGTGAGTAATTAGAGGAAGTGGCGatgcaagaagaagaaggtgcaGTGGTGGAAGAGCTTCGTCTGGTGGTGGTTGAAGGTGGTCCGCGAGCTTCacaagttttttaatatataagtcTAACACTGTAACGGACGTGGGTATGCGCTGAAGTATTAAACGGATATACGTTGAATGAgaaacggatgttgatatccgtcCAATAAagaattgatatatatatatatatatatatatatatatatatatatatatatatatatatatatatatatatatatatatatatatatatatatatatatatatatatatatatatatatatatatatatatatagggtttgctaacgcgcgtacgcctgtttttcagttggtacattttagcaatgtgtaccggattttagtagacaaaaatacccttatatatcatggactctaagttttaaggttaaggatattttaataattttcattctcaaaacttaaaaaaaaataaaaatgaaacccccaaacccttactcacctccctcattcctctcaatcctttctctttcatctctctcactctgtcatccctactgtaaccccaattgaaaaaatcagaaacacttccctttaaacaatttgtctttgtaaagagttgagtcactgacatattcaccttcaggtaaaggttcattcaagatctcttcaatttcaccatcttcattaacctctctaatttcatcatctgcatatgttgaatcatcatctctaaaaaaaccctccaggccaattaccaattctttcggatgtcattatgcttgtgaaaactagataaaattatatacgacaaaaattataaaatgaaaactcattataaagtcattttttgtaagaaattgtttaacaagtgtttctgattttttccaggccaattgtcaattcctttgatgtcattatgcttgtgaaaattagataaaattagataagacaaaaattataaaataaaaaatcattataaaatcatattttgtaaaaaattgtttaacagcgagtatttctgattttttctaggtcaattaccaattcctttatgcttgtgaaaattggataaaatcagataagacaaaaattataagatgaaaactcattataaaatcatttttttgtaagattgtttaacgacaatTGTTTCtaatgagaaagatgaaagagaaagggttgagaggaatgagagaggtgagtaagggtttggggggtttctttttttagttttgagaataaaaattattaaaatacccttaaccttaaaacttagaatccatgatatataaggatatttttgtctactaaaacacggtacacattgctatatatatatatatatatatatatatatatatatatatatatatatatatatatatatatatatatatatatatatatgggtgtgCAGGTTGGGTTCTGGGCAGGGAAGTCTTTGATGGGAGAGGGTCATGCTTCGTGTGGTTAGGGTACAGATGAATGTTTTGTAGAGTGAGGGTTAGGTTTTAAGGATGAGATATAAGGAAAGAGGCGGAAACTCGTTTTACGTAGGaaagaaggaggaagagatgATTTTAGGGCATGGAATATGTAAAGTGTTTGATTAATGAAAGGAGTTTGAAGTTGTTGTGAAGCATGGAAGAGGTTTAAGTGAGAGTAGGAGAGTTATATTGAGAGTTTGAGAAGAATTTAGTGGTTCTGTGAAACTGAAATGATGAGAGGGGTATATGTTTATTTAGGTGaatggaagagagagagagtagtGTGAATGATGAGGGAGAAATCAATGAAAAAAGGGGTTCTTGGTGGGTTGGGAAGAGCGAAGCCTTGGTGATGTGGGTTGGGCTTGGAGTGAAGGTGACGTTGGAGGAAGAATAGAGGTTGCAGGTACTACTACAAAGATGAAGAATGGGTTTGGGTTTTGAAAAGAGTTATGGGTGAGATGTAAGGGTTTGAGTGGAAGGAAGAAAGTTAGTAGAAGGATGTGTTTTGGTAGTTATACTGAGAGATGAGTGGTTAAAAATGTAGAGGCAAGAAAGCTTGTGGGAAGGGGTTAGAGTCAAAAAATAATTGTCTGCAGGAGAGCTTTGTATGTTCATATGAGTGGTCTTTCTCCATTCTCGCGTGAATAGGAAAATCAGAGTAAAGTGAGTGGGTACATTTTGTGATAAGAGAAGGAGAGGGAGCGTGGGGTTGTGGTTGAGGGTTTTCTTGAAATCTAGAAAGATGATCAGTGTGTGTTCGTGGGAGAGAGG contains:
- the LOC108322188 gene encoding 4-coumarate--CoA ligase CCL1 yields the protein MPPIPTMEPSPQEFIFRSPLPDIPIPTHLPLHSYCFQNLSQFHHRTCLIDGDTGETLTYAEVDLAARRIAAGLHNIGIRQGDVVMLVLRNCPQFALAFLGASHRGAVITTANPFYTPQELAKQATATKTRLVITQSAYVDKIKSFADSTDVMVMCIDTCPPENDGVLHFSTLTNADETEAPAVKISPDDVVALPFSSGTSGLPKGVMLSHKNLVTTISQLVDGENAHQYTHSDDVLLCVLPMFHIYALNSILLSGIRSGAAVLIVQKFEMTTLLELIQKYRVTVASFVPPIVLALVKSGEAHRYDLSSVRAVVTGAAPLGKELQEAVESRLPHATFGQGYGMTEAGPLAISMAFAKEPSKIKPGACGTVVRNAEMKIVDTETGVSLPRNETGEICIRGTKVMKGYLNDPEATERTIDKDGWLHTGDIGYIDDDDELFIVDRLKELIKYKGFQVPPAELEALLIAHPDISEAAVVPMKDEAAGEIPVAFVVRSKGSEITEDEIKKYISQQVVFYKRIGRVFFTDSIPKAASGKILRKVLSARVNEGVVVAN